A single window of Caldalkalibacillus thermarum DNA harbors:
- a CDS encoding ThiF family adenylyltransferase encodes MKQELKQSRYSRQMLFTPIGEEGQKRLGQSRVLIVGMGALGTVLANHMVRAGVGHVRFIDRDFVEPSNLQRQMLFDEQDAAQSLPKAIAAERKLKQINSEIHIEGIVGDLTAANIDQVAHEVDLILDGTDNFQTRFLMNDYAFKHGIPYVYGGVVAARGMQATFIPGETPCLRCLIDEGQGTGETCDTSGVIAPVVDIIASYQATEALKLLVGKKEAVRSTLLSFDLWHGFSHDIKLRQPKTGCLTCQKKEYPALEMKEEGQITSLCGRETVQITPSVKRDWDLKEWKKRLEKVGKVELTPFLLRADIDDLRLVLFTDGRVLVQGTEDVTRAKAVYARYIGM; translated from the coding sequence ATGAAGCAAGAGCTGAAGCAATCAAGATATTCGCGGCAAATGTTGTTTACCCCCATCGGCGAAGAAGGGCAGAAGCGTCTGGGGCAAAGCCGGGTGCTGATTGTGGGCATGGGAGCCTTAGGCACTGTTTTGGCTAATCACATGGTGCGGGCAGGGGTTGGACATGTCCGCTTTATTGACCGGGACTTTGTGGAGCCAAGCAATTTGCAGCGCCAGATGCTGTTTGACGAGCAAGATGCGGCCCAGAGCCTGCCCAAAGCAATTGCTGCCGAGCGGAAGTTGAAACAGATCAATTCGGAGATCCACATTGAAGGCATTGTTGGGGATTTAACAGCGGCCAATATTGACCAGGTCGCTCATGAAGTGGATTTAATTCTGGACGGAACGGACAACTTTCAGACCCGTTTTTTAATGAACGATTACGCCTTTAAACATGGCATTCCTTATGTTTACGGCGGAGTAGTCGCCGCAAGGGGGATGCAGGCTACGTTTATTCCCGGGGAAACCCCTTGTTTGCGTTGCCTGATTGATGAAGGGCAAGGAACAGGAGAAACTTGTGATACCAGCGGCGTGATTGCTCCGGTGGTGGATATCATTGCTTCTTATCAGGCGACAGAGGCGCTAAAACTGCTCGTAGGAAAAAAAGAAGCTGTGCGCAGCACCTTGCTTAGTTTCGATCTCTGGCACGGCTTCAGTCACGACATCAAGCTTAGACAGCCCAAAACAGGCTGTCTGACCTGCCAGAAGAAAGAATATCCGGCTCTGGAAATGAAAGAAGAAGGCCAAATTACCTCCTTATGCGGCAGGGAAACGGTTCAAATTACACCTTCTGTCAAACGTGACTGGGATTTAAAGGAGTGGAAAAAACGCTTGGAAAAAGTGGGCAAAGTCGAATTAACCCCGTTCCTCTTGCGGGCGGACATTGATGATCTGCGCTTAGTGTTGTTCACAGATGGGCGTGTCCTGGTGCAAGGGACGGAAGATGTGACCCGGGCCAAAGCCGTATATGCCAGATATATCGGCATGTAG
- the moaD gene encoding molybdopterin converting factor subunit 1: protein MINVLLFAGIREKAGRDTIRCERKGITVGELKLWLAETCPELADDMKRVMIAVNEEFADDSTVLKDGDQVAVIPPVSGG from the coding sequence ATGATTAACGTCTTGCTATTCGCCGGTATCAGGGAAAAAGCAGGCAGGGACACGATTCGTTGTGAACGGAAAGGGATAACTGTGGGAGAGTTGAAACTCTGGCTGGCTGAAACCTGCCCTGAGCTGGCCGATGACATGAAGCGGGTTATGATTGCGGTGAATGAGGAGTTTGCGGACGACTCGACGGTTTTAAAGGACGGAGATCAAGTTGCTGTCATTCCCCCCGTCAGCGGGGGATAA
- a CDS encoding molybdenum cofactor biosynthesis protein MoaE: MGQQPVPDHFKVVPEPISIEEVVSKVIHPHAGAINTFIGTVREITKGRKTLYLEYEAYVSMAEKQLFKIGQEIAERWPEARVAISHRIGRLEISDIAVVIAVSTPHRADAYEASRYAIERIKEIVPIWKKEFWEDGEAWIGDQLERVAYPSGKPEGLTDD; this comes from the coding sequence ATGGGTCAACAGCCCGTTCCTGATCATTTTAAAGTGGTGCCAGAACCCATTTCCATCGAGGAAGTGGTATCCAAGGTGATTCATCCCCATGCAGGCGCCATCAATACGTTTATCGGCACGGTCAGGGAAATCACCAAGGGGCGTAAAACATTATATCTGGAGTATGAAGCTTATGTATCTATGGCTGAAAAACAGCTGTTTAAAATTGGCCAGGAAATTGCTGAACGGTGGCCGGAGGCCCGGGTGGCGATCAGCCACCGCATTGGGCGGCTGGAGATCTCTGATATTGCTGTGGTGATCGCCGTCTCCACCCCGCACCGGGCTGATGCTTACGAGGCGTCCCGTTATGCCATCGAGCGGATCAAGGAGATCGTACCGATCTGGAAGAAGGAATTTTGGGAAGACGGGGAAGCCTGGATCGGAGACCAGCTGGAGCGTGTGGCTTACCCGAGCGGAAAACCGGAGGGACTGACTGATGATTAA
- a CDS encoding molybdopterin molybdotransferase MoeA — protein MKTDRKPVTIEEAIERIVSRSSPGKAITVSLEKADFLHLAEDIVADHHVPMFDRSMYDGFAVKAADTQQAEPDAPKRLRVIESIPAGKEAQGPLQSGTAMRIMTGAAIPPGADAVLMLEDVREGNDKDGSYIEVTSPVSPGSHISHRGEDITAGMVLAKTGRRIGPGEKAVLATFGYHQVKVYQPPEVAILATGSELLPVDAPLVPGKIRNSNSYMVETQLRRMGAVPKPLGIIKDDFEACYQAVATALEEADFVVTTGGASVGDYDFVQALIERLDAEVLFNKVAMRPGSVTTVAKKGEKWLFGLSGNPAACFVGVELFVRPVLKKAMGAQHIHLPQISATLAVDITTTNPYTRLMRARTELHQGQMVVRPVGLDKSSIISGLLEANSLLMIPGGEQTYHRGEKVNVIWLEEEGMCHGSTARS, from the coding sequence ATGAAGACTGATAGAAAACCGGTCACTATTGAAGAGGCGATTGAACGGATTGTGTCCAGATCCTCACCGGGAAAGGCCATAACCGTCTCTTTAGAAAAGGCCGATTTTCTCCATCTGGCTGAGGATATTGTGGCTGATCATCATGTCCCTATGTTTGACCGTTCCATGTATGACGGGTTTGCTGTCAAAGCGGCCGATACACAACAAGCCGAACCGGATGCTCCCAAAAGATTAAGGGTAATTGAATCGATCCCCGCTGGAAAAGAAGCCCAAGGCCCTTTACAGTCTGGCACCGCCATGCGGATTATGACGGGGGCAGCTATCCCTCCCGGGGCCGATGCCGTGCTCATGCTGGAGGATGTGCGGGAAGGCAATGACAAAGATGGGTCTTACATTGAGGTGACAAGTCCTGTCTCCCCCGGCAGCCACATCTCCCACAGGGGTGAAGATATCACAGCAGGAATGGTTCTGGCCAAGACCGGTCGGCGTATCGGACCGGGAGAAAAAGCGGTGTTGGCTACCTTTGGCTATCACCAGGTCAAAGTGTATCAACCGCCGGAAGTTGCCATTTTGGCCACAGGTTCTGAACTATTGCCGGTAGATGCCCCTTTAGTTCCGGGTAAAATCCGCAATAGCAACTCCTACATGGTCGAAACCCAGCTCAGAAGGATGGGCGCCGTACCCAAACCCTTGGGTATCATAAAAGATGATTTTGAAGCATGTTACCAGGCCGTGGCAACGGCTTTAGAAGAAGCAGATTTTGTGGTCACCACTGGAGGAGCCTCTGTAGGTGACTACGACTTTGTGCAAGCTTTAATTGAACGCTTGGATGCTGAGGTGCTGTTTAACAAAGTGGCCATGCGTCCTGGCAGTGTCACCACGGTGGCCAAAAAGGGAGAAAAATGGCTTTTCGGCCTGTCCGGTAATCCCGCTGCTTGTTTCGTTGGAGTGGAGCTGTTTGTCCGTCCCGTGTTAAAAAAGGCTATGGGGGCTCAACACATACACCTGCCTCAAATCTCGGCTACCCTTGCGGTGGATATCACCACCACGAACCCGTATACCCGTCTGATGCGGGCCCGGACGGAGCTACACCAGGGCCAAATGGTGGTGCGGCCGGTTGGTTTGGATAAATCAAGCATTATTTCCGGGCTTCTAGAAGCGAACAGTTTGCTGATGATTCCAGGTGGTGAGCAAACCTACCACCGGGGGGAGAAAGTGAACGTCATTTGGCTGGAAGAGGAGGGGATGTGCCATGGGTCAACAGCCCGTTCCTGA
- a CDS encoding 5-formyltetrahydrofolate cyclo-ligase: MAHIPEENGKQNQYTKQRIRQQITFLKKQLPAEEWKERSARIKDRLCGLSVWQKSRHVALYHSVNQEVNTVPLIEEGWRQGKTIYLPKCNPQTRQLTFYKVDTFDDLEAVYFGIPEPVPERCTPMDVDRLQCLIVPGVAFDREGYRIGYGAGYYDRYLATLSPAVAKVSLAFQFQVLNHPLPREPFDQPVDVIITEGELINCQGGAYHVP; encoded by the coding sequence TTGGCCCACATCCCAGAGGAAAATGGGAAGCAAAACCAGTACACCAAGCAGCGCATTCGCCAGCAGATAACGTTTTTAAAAAAGCAGTTGCCCGCTGAGGAATGGAAGGAAAGGTCAGCCCGGATTAAGGATCGTTTATGCGGCCTCTCAGTGTGGCAGAAATCCCGCCATGTAGCCCTCTATCATTCTGTTAATCAAGAAGTGAATACCGTGCCTCTGATTGAAGAAGGATGGAGGCAAGGCAAGACCATCTATTTGCCCAAGTGTAATCCCCAAACACGACAGTTAACTTTTTATAAGGTGGACACATTTGATGACCTGGAAGCGGTTTATTTCGGAATTCCGGAACCTGTCCCCGAACGCTGTACCCCTATGGATGTCGATCGCTTACAGTGTCTGATCGTACCCGGGGTGGCCTTTGACCGGGAGGGATACCGGATTGGTTATGGCGCCGGTTATTATGACCGCTATTTAGCCACTTTATCCCCGGCGGTAGCCAAAGTCAGCCTTGCTTTTCAGTTTCAGGTCTTGAATCATCCCCTCCCCCGCGAACCTTTTGATCAGCCAGTGGACGTGATCATAACAGAAGGGGAGCTGATTAATTGTCAAGGGGGAGCGTATCATGTACCATAG
- a CDS encoding AI-2E family transporter produces MPKHKFFTFCYGVILVLAIIWLASQVSFIFTPIRVAFQTLLMPFLLAGVLFYVMKPIVDFLAEHRVPRAMAILLLYVAVIGVLVGLSLAVGPIFQQQMNRLIETAPAIADLLWSQWLYFQANQANFPDFVNDWIEQATVYVQQLMSAIGQNLANIISGITSFVITLAIVPFILFYMLKDGHRFPEGILKLLPEDKRTEAQAILSGMNKALSTYVLGQLIVSLCVGIMVYIGYLIIGLEYSLILALVAMLTNVIPFIGPFIGTFPAVIVGLIDSPWMMLKVIIVVVIAQQIESNLISPQVMGRVLDVHPLTIILLLLVAGSLAGIIGLILAVPIYAVSKVVVKHMYRLYQLRLSSK; encoded by the coding sequence ATGCCCAAGCATAAATTTTTCACCTTTTGTTATGGCGTGATTCTGGTATTGGCCATTATTTGGCTGGCCAGTCAGGTTTCCTTTATTTTTACTCCGATTAGAGTTGCTTTTCAAACTTTACTAATGCCGTTTTTGCTGGCTGGGGTCTTATTTTACGTAATGAAGCCGATCGTCGACTTCTTGGCTGAGCACCGCGTACCCCGGGCCATGGCGATCCTTTTGCTGTATGTGGCTGTGATTGGGGTTTTAGTCGGGTTAAGTTTGGCGGTCGGTCCTATTTTCCAGCAACAAATGAACCGTCTGATTGAAACTGCTCCGGCCATTGCCGATCTTTTGTGGAGTCAGTGGCTTTATTTTCAGGCCAATCAAGCCAACTTTCCTGATTTTGTCAATGACTGGATTGAGCAGGCCACTGTTTACGTGCAACAGCTGATGAGTGCCATCGGCCAAAATTTAGCTAATATTATCAGTGGGATTACAAGTTTTGTGATCACTTTGGCTATCGTCCCGTTTATTCTTTTTTACATGCTGAAAGACGGCCACCGCTTTCCCGAAGGTATTTTGAAGCTCTTACCGGAGGATAAGCGGACAGAGGCCCAAGCCATTCTCTCTGGCATGAATAAAGCCCTGAGCACTTATGTTTTGGGGCAACTGATTGTCAGCCTGTGCGTGGGCATCATGGTTTATATTGGTTATTTAATCATTGGCCTGGAGTACTCGTTAATTCTGGCCTTGGTGGCCATGTTAACCAATGTGATTCCCTTTATAGGGCCGTTTATCGGCACCTTTCCCGCAGTGATTGTGGGCTTGATTGATTCGCCGTGGATGATGCTGAAGGTGATTATCGTTGTGGTAATTGCCCAGCAAATTGAATCTAATTTGATTTCACCGCAGGTGATGGGACGCGTACTTGATGTTCATCCGTTGACGATCATTTTGCTGTTGTTAGTTGCAGGCAGTCTGGCAGGGATCATTGGTCTGATTTTAGCTGTTCCCATTTATGCCGTGTCCAAAGTGGTCGTTAAACATATGTATCGCTTGTATCAGTTGCGTTTGTCCAGTAAATAG
- the moaA gene encoding GTP 3',8-cyclase MoaA gives MTAKAHQHVFDRFNRPLSDLRISVTDKCNFRCRYCMPEEIFGADYPFLPQEKLLTFEEIIRLVRIFATLGVKKIRITGGEPLLRKELPTLIKMIRQVEGIEDIALTTNGSLLPKYAQALKSAGLNRVNVSLDSLDDERFGKMNGRGFKVRDVLKGIEAAEKAGLGIKINMVVQKGVNDQDILPMARYFRKKGHILRFIEFMDVGNANGWRLEHVVPSREIVQMINAEMPLEPVEPNYYGEVASRYRYKGTKQEIGFISSVTEAFCSTCTRARLSAEGTLYTCLFATAGTDLRTPLRQGETDEQLRTRIVNVWEKRQDRYSEERLKNTNVLKGKKVEMYHIGG, from the coding sequence ATGACAGCCAAAGCCCATCAGCACGTGTTTGACCGGTTTAATCGCCCGTTAAGTGACCTGCGCATCTCAGTCACTGATAAATGTAATTTCCGGTGCCGATATTGTATGCCGGAAGAGATTTTTGGTGCCGATTATCCTTTTCTCCCACAGGAAAAGTTGTTAACGTTTGAAGAAATTATCCGCTTGGTCCGTATTTTTGCCACCTTAGGGGTTAAGAAGATTCGCATCACGGGTGGAGAACCGCTGCTTAGAAAAGAGCTCCCCACCTTAATTAAGATGATTCGGCAGGTGGAAGGGATTGAAGATATTGCCCTGACCACTAATGGCTCATTGCTGCCGAAATATGCCCAAGCTCTTAAATCGGCAGGGTTAAACAGGGTGAATGTTAGCTTGGACAGTTTGGACGACGAACGGTTCGGCAAGATGAACGGCCGCGGTTTTAAAGTGCGTGATGTGTTGAAAGGGATTGAAGCTGCAGAAAAAGCAGGGCTTGGCATCAAAATTAATATGGTTGTGCAAAAGGGCGTCAATGACCAGGATATTTTGCCTATGGCCCGCTACTTCAGAAAAAAGGGTCACATCTTACGCTTTATTGAATTTATGGATGTGGGTAATGCTAACGGGTGGCGGCTGGAACATGTGGTGCCTAGCAGGGAAATTGTGCAGATGATTAATGCCGAAATGCCCCTCGAACCAGTAGAACCTAATTATTACGGAGAGGTGGCCTCCCGTTACCGGTACAAGGGGACAAAGCAGGAGATCGGTTTTATTTCTTCGGTCACTGAAGCCTTTTGCTCCACCTGTACCCGGGCCCGTTTGTCAGCAGAAGGCACTTTGTACACCTGTTTGTTTGCTACGGCAGGTACTGACTTGCGCACCCCGCTGCGTCAGGGTGAGACAGATGAACAACTCAGGACGCGCATTGTTAATGTATGGGAGAAGCGACAAGACCGCTACTCAGAAGAGCGTCTAAAAAACACAAATGTTTTAAAGGGCAAAAAAGTGGAGATGTATCATATTGGCGGATAA
- a CDS encoding molybdopterin biosynthesis protein, with product MTRKKIERTIYLEDVPRQQALKQLLSHFRTPREVEWVPTVKALGRVTAEPIYACLSMPHYHASAMDGIAVRAEDTYGAHEQRPKQLVEGETFEYVDTGDPIPAGYNAVIMIEHVQELGEGKVQIIEPATPWQHIRPVGEDVVSGEMLLPQGHVIRPVDQGALLAGGILSVPVVKKPVVSIIPTGSELVQPTIDVTPGQIIEFNGTVFAGYIEQWGGSPRYYGIVKDDTEEIRAAILDCVRTSDIVLLNAGSSAGSEDYTVHLIAELGEVFTHGVATRPGKPVVLGKVEDTPVIGLPGYPVSAYLTLEWFVQPLICHYLGVSVPKRPKLEVTLGRRLVSTMGSEDFVRLNIGYVNGKYVANPLTRAAGVTMSLVKADGLLIVPPESLGYEQGEKVTVELYKPLETIRKSILFSGSHDLSIDLLSSLIKERDQDRQIISSHTGSMAGLMAIKKGEAHVAGIHLLDEESGVYNIPFVQRYLKDEDVVLVRFLQREQGWIVPKGNPHQISSVQDIVDKNLIYVNRQRGAGTRILFDSLLAQNDLSVNDIRGYEREVYSHLNVAAAVKEGTADVGLGIYSAAKALDLDFVPVADESYDLLMSREFYESEGGQLLLAVMVSEAFKIQIEQLGGYKVKDIGQVVDLFSADLF from the coding sequence ATGACCAGAAAAAAAATAGAACGGACCATTTATTTGGAAGATGTACCCCGGCAACAGGCATTAAAGCAGTTGCTTTCTCACTTTCGGACGCCGAGAGAAGTGGAATGGGTCCCAACCGTCAAAGCCTTGGGCAGGGTGACAGCTGAACCGATTTATGCCTGTTTGTCCATGCCCCATTATCATGCTTCGGCCATGGATGGCATTGCAGTCAGGGCGGAAGACACCTATGGTGCCCATGAGCAGCGGCCGAAGCAGCTGGTGGAAGGGGAAACATTTGAGTATGTGGACACCGGTGATCCCATTCCGGCAGGCTACAATGCGGTGATTATGATCGAGCATGTTCAGGAGCTGGGCGAGGGCAAAGTGCAAATTATTGAACCGGCCACTCCCTGGCAACATATTCGCCCTGTTGGGGAGGATGTTGTCAGTGGCGAGATGTTGCTGCCTCAGGGACATGTGATTCGTCCTGTTGACCAAGGGGCCCTTTTGGCCGGAGGTATTTTGTCTGTTCCCGTGGTTAAAAAACCGGTTGTTTCCATTATTCCCACCGGAAGTGAACTGGTTCAGCCTACTATTGATGTCACCCCCGGCCAAATTATCGAATTTAATGGAACGGTGTTTGCCGGTTATATTGAACAGTGGGGAGGCTCTCCCCGTTATTACGGGATCGTCAAAGATGATACCGAAGAGATTCGAGCGGCCATTCTGGACTGTGTCCGGACGTCTGACATCGTGCTCCTTAATGCTGGATCATCGGCAGGGTCTGAAGATTATACCGTCCACCTTATTGCTGAGCTTGGTGAAGTGTTTACGCACGGTGTGGCGACCCGTCCCGGCAAACCGGTAGTACTTGGCAAAGTGGAGGATACCCCTGTCATCGGCCTGCCTGGTTATCCGGTGTCTGCTTACCTCACCCTGGAATGGTTTGTACAACCTCTTATCTGCCACTATTTAGGGGTGTCGGTCCCAAAGAGACCGAAGCTGGAAGTGACGTTGGGCAGACGATTAGTCTCTACAATGGGGTCGGAAGATTTTGTCCGTCTGAATATCGGTTATGTCAATGGCAAATATGTTGCCAATCCCCTGACACGGGCTGCGGGCGTCACCATGTCTCTGGTCAAAGCGGACGGTTTGCTCATTGTCCCGCCTGAAAGTTTGGGCTATGAGCAAGGGGAGAAAGTAACCGTAGAGTTGTATAAACCCCTGGAAACCATTCGTAAATCCATTTTGTTCAGCGGAAGCCATGACTTATCTATTGACCTCTTATCTTCTCTGATCAAAGAGCGGGACCAAGATAGGCAAATTATTTCCTCCCATACTGGCAGCATGGCCGGGCTGATGGCCATCAAGAAAGGGGAGGCCCATGTAGCCGGCATTCATCTTTTGGATGAAGAAAGCGGCGTGTACAATATTCCCTTCGTTCAACGCTACTTGAAGGATGAGGACGTGGTGCTGGTTCGGTTTTTACAGCGAGAACAAGGGTGGATCGTCCCAAAAGGCAATCCTCATCAGATTTCTTCTGTGCAAGATATTGTCGATAAGAATTTGATTTATGTTAACAGACAGAGGGGAGCAGGGACCAGGATTTTGTTTGATTCTCTGCTGGCACAAAACGATCTTTCTGTTAATGACATTCGCGGTTACGAGCGAGAGGTGTATTCCCATCTCAATGTGGCTGCTGCGGTCAAGGAAGGAACAGCGGATGTGGGATTGGGTATTTATTCAGCCGCAAAAGCACTAGACTTGGATTTTGTTCCAGTGGCTGATGAGTCTTATGACTTGCTCATGTCCCGTGAGTTTTACGAGAGTGAAGGAGGACAGTTGTTATTGGCAGTCATGGTTTCTGAGGCGTTTAAGATCCAAATCGAGCAATTGGGCGGCTACAAGGTGAAGGATATTGGACAGGTGGTGGACCTGTTCTCGGCAGACCTTTTTTAA
- a CDS encoding molybdopterin molybdotransferase MoeA: MQFYNVKSVEETFSIINQNVTPHGATVTLPLHQARGFVLAEDIIAPEDVPGFDRATVDGYAVKAQDTYGSSESNPQFLEVVGEIEMGEEVTQVLEKGQAMAIPTGGMLPPGSDSVIMMEYCENLDGLLNTYRQVAPQENVIQKGEDVQKGAQLLAKGTRLRAQELGVLASLGITEVTVYRPVRVGYFSSGDEIVSYQTQELKVGQVRDINQLTISALIEEWGGEVMFGGIVPDDEEQLKQTVHRLYEQVDFLVMSGGSSIGAKDYMTAVIQSLGDPGVLVHGVSIKPGKPTIFSMAGKKPVLGLPGQPASAMLIFLLFGQTVMRRLQGEAERSLPRRIEARITQNIASSPGRADYIRVRLVKKEGEWWAEPILGKSGLISTLVASDGLVEIASGKEGVRQGERVPVIMLR; encoded by the coding sequence GTGCAATTTTACAATGTAAAATCAGTCGAAGAAACATTTTCAATTATAAACCAAAACGTCACACCTCACGGGGCGACGGTTACCCTTCCCCTTCACCAAGCAAGAGGGTTTGTTTTGGCTGAGGATATTATCGCTCCGGAAGATGTGCCTGGTTTTGACCGTGCAACGGTGGATGGCTATGCAGTCAAAGCTCAGGATACATATGGTTCCAGTGAATCTAATCCCCAGTTTCTAGAAGTGGTTGGGGAGATTGAAATGGGGGAAGAGGTAACCCAGGTGCTGGAAAAAGGGCAGGCCATGGCCATTCCCACAGGCGGAATGCTTCCCCCGGGCAGCGATAGTGTCATCATGATGGAATACTGTGAAAACCTGGATGGATTATTAAATACATACCGGCAAGTTGCTCCCCAGGAGAACGTGATCCAAAAGGGAGAAGATGTACAGAAAGGAGCTCAATTATTAGCCAAAGGAACCCGTCTGCGAGCCCAGGAGCTAGGGGTCTTGGCTTCCCTTGGCATTACGGAAGTGACGGTCTACCGGCCGGTAAGGGTAGGTTACTTTTCCTCAGGGGATGAAATTGTCTCTTACCAGACTCAGGAATTGAAAGTGGGACAAGTCAGGGATATTAACCAGCTGACCATTTCTGCCCTTATTGAGGAATGGGGCGGTGAAGTGATGTTTGGAGGTATTGTTCCAGACGATGAGGAGCAATTAAAACAGACCGTCCACCGTTTGTATGAGCAAGTTGACTTTTTAGTCATGTCTGGCGGAAGCTCCATAGGTGCAAAAGATTACATGACAGCAGTGATCCAATCTCTGGGTGATCCCGGGGTTTTAGTCCATGGGGTTTCCATCAAACCGGGAAAACCTACCATTTTTAGCATGGCTGGCAAGAAGCCTGTGTTGGGCCTCCCAGGACAACCGGCTTCAGCTATGCTGATTTTTCTGCTCTTCGGTCAGACGGTGATGAGAAGATTACAGGGTGAAGCAGAACGGAGCTTACCGCGCAGGATTGAGGCACGCATCACTCAAAATATCGCTTCCAGCCCCGGACGGGCCGATTACATCCGCGTGCGTCTGGTCAAAAAAGAAGGAGAATGGTGGGCAGAACCCATACTGGGCAAATCGGGACTTATCTCCACGCTTGTGGCCAGTGATGGCTTGGTAGAGATTGCTTCAGGAAAAGAAGGGGTGCGGCAGGGAGAGCGTGTTCCGGTTATTATGCTGCGTTAA
- a CDS encoding ubiquitin-like small modifier protein 1 codes for MQIKVFANFREICGGKIVTLDLTPPQTVASVLDALIAQYPPMKEELFTEQKTLKPLVHVFVNGQNIIHLDGLQTKVESKDEIALFPPVAGG; via the coding sequence GTGCAGATTAAAGTGTTTGCCAATTTTAGGGAGATTTGTGGAGGAAAAATTGTCACATTAGACCTTACCCCGCCTCAAACCGTAGCATCGGTGCTCGACGCCTTAATAGCCCAGTATCCCCCCATGAAAGAAGAGCTCTTCACCGAACAAAAAACGCTTAAACCTTTGGTCCATGTCTTTGTCAACGGACAAAACATTATCCATCTTGATGGGCTGCAAACCAAAGTGGAGAGCAAGGATGAAATTGCCCTTTTTCCCCCTGTTGCCGGAGGATAA